One part of the Salinivirga cyanobacteriivorans genome encodes these proteins:
- a CDS encoding acyl-CoA dehydrogenase family protein, with product MTIHNTAAMPSFNDFINAFKQTLKSVFYERDDIKKFIHNRGFPATVLRDIMSTNPFSVAIPQKYGGRGGNTRELLSLMDAASYESLPLSLMFGINMGLFLGPVNKYAQEPIKGEIFNRFLNKQNMGGLMITEPGFGSDALNMQTNNLRQGSKYHIKGVKHWQGLTGMADYWLMTSRRQIAGGALARDIDFFIVDAQQPEQQIKVDELYNNMGLYPIPYGKNLIDIHVPEAYKLEPDTTGLKLTMDLLHRSRFQFPGMAIGFIRRMLDDALHHTQQRFIRGKPLIALDQVKQQIASIQSAFTISSAMCARSSEASGIEHNLTGATVEANTMKAHVTELMHEAAQTLTQLLGANGYKTESVAIRGIIDSRPFQVFEGSNEMLYTQITEMVTRQMNRLKNMNLASFLKNYELTQRTSSHFKGLTNFTIDENLPQRKQVGLGKILSRIISADYVATLGNKGFRNDLVSNSIDMIKQEVSGLVNSFHYSKQVLPVTDYNGKSSWADYS from the coding sequence ATGACCATACACAACACAGCAGCAATGCCTTCTTTTAATGATTTCATTAACGCATTTAAACAAACTTTAAAAAGTGTGTTTTATGAACGCGACGACATCAAAAAATTCATTCATAACAGGGGCTTTCCGGCAACTGTACTGCGCGATATTATGTCTACCAATCCTTTTTCAGTAGCTATACCCCAAAAGTATGGTGGACGCGGCGGTAATACAAGAGAATTACTAAGCCTAATGGATGCAGCGTCTTATGAATCACTGCCCCTTTCTTTAATGTTTGGGATCAACATGGGGCTTTTTTTAGGCCCGGTAAATAAATATGCACAGGAACCTATTAAAGGAGAAATATTCAACCGTTTTTTGAATAAACAAAACATGGGTGGATTGATGATAACTGAGCCAGGATTTGGCAGCGATGCATTAAACATGCAGACAAACAATTTGCGGCAGGGTTCAAAATATCATATCAAAGGGGTTAAACACTGGCAGGGCCTCACTGGAATGGCCGATTACTGGTTAATGACTTCACGTAGACAAATCGCCGGTGGAGCGCTCGCCCGCGACATTGATTTTTTCATTGTCGATGCGCAACAACCTGAGCAACAAATCAAGGTGGATGAATTGTATAATAACATGGGGTTGTATCCGATTCCGTACGGCAAAAACCTCATTGATATACATGTACCCGAAGCCTACAAATTGGAACCCGACACCACGGGGCTAAAGCTCACCATGGACCTGTTACACCGAAGCCGCTTTCAATTTCCGGGTATGGCCATCGGCTTTATTCGCCGCATGTTAGACGATGCCCTGCATCACACGCAGCAACGGTTCATTCGAGGCAAACCACTGATTGCACTGGACCAGGTTAAGCAACAGATTGCCAGTATTCAAAGTGCATTTACCATAAGCTCAGCCATGTGCGCACGCAGCAGTGAGGCAAGCGGCATAGAACATAACCTCACCGGTGCCACAGTGGAAGCCAATACAATGAAAGCCCATGTAACAGAATTGATGCATGAAGCGGCACAAACACTGACACAACTTTTAGGCGCCAATGGATATAAAACAGAGAGTGTGGCCATAAGGGGAATTATTGATTCCCGACCTTTCCAGGTTTTCGAAGGCTCCAATGAAATGCTCTACACCCAAATTACTGAAATGGTGACCAGGCAAATGAACCGGCTTAAAAATATGAATCTTGCGTCTTTTCTGAAAAACTACGAACTGACCCAACGCACATCGTCACATTTTAAGGGACTGACAAATTTTACCATCGACGAAAATTTACCACAACGTAAACAAGTAGGACTTGGTAAAATCCTGAGCCGAATTATATCGGCCGATTATGTTGCAACACTTGGAAACAAAGGCTTTCGCAACGATCTGGTAAGTAATAGTATCGATATGATTAAACAAGAGGTATCCGGCCTTGTCAATTCATTTCATTACAGCAAACAGGTGCTTCCTGTGACAGACTACAACGGTAAAAGCTCATGGGCAGATTATTCGTAG
- a CDS encoding 3TM-type holin, with protein sequence MPFLSKLFSKGANDLIKNGGQVIDKIATSDEEKMQAKNQLSELVFDAMGNLQEAQREVLITEARGNWLQRSWRPILMLAFGFIVVYAYFFEPAFLLNEGEQGIANTLNPNFWGLLKLGVGGYIIGRSTEKVASTVTSRVDMPFLRKEDRNKYYG encoded by the coding sequence ATGCCATTTTTATCTAAACTATTCAGCAAAGGCGCCAATGATCTGATCAAAAATGGTGGCCAGGTAATCGATAAGATTGCTACTTCCGATGAGGAAAAAATGCAAGCCAAAAATCAGCTTTCTGAATTGGTTTTTGATGCTATGGGCAACCTGCAGGAAGCCCAACGAGAGGTTTTAATAACAGAAGCCCGTGGCAACTGGTTGCAGCGTAGCTGGCGGCCAATTTTAATGTTGGCTTTTGGTTTTATTGTGGTATATGCTTATTTCTTTGAACCCGCTTTCCTTTTAAATGAGGGGGAGCAGGGCATAGCTAATACTTTGAATCCAAATTTCTGGGGTTTACTCAAGTTGGGTGTAGGTGGTTATATTATTGGCCGTTCTACTGAAAAAGTGGCCAGCACAGTGACCAGCCGGGTAGATATGCCTTTCCTTCGTAAAGAAGACCGGAACAAGTATTATGGATAA
- a CDS encoding right-handed parallel beta-helix repeat-containing protein has protein sequence MKKITALLMMLYFMAFIFSSCELVEEEDDEQPSEEYINETIDTDVTWQGGTYIIEGTLRIENGGHLTIDPGTTIKFEDGGRISVAGANSALTAVGTANAQITFTSVSNTPSAGSWDYINFESTATGTSSLQYCIIEYGGGYAATYGGALWLEGPSISVDHCTISNSAVYGVVCDDDSEFTSFTNNTLMDNDSYDIYIEGNAAHTIGSGNVIDGSGILVDGDTYTQSEATWSLQTAPFTIDGTLYVQSDGGATLNIAAGNTIQFTEGSQMTVGSDGYGTFKAIGTESLPILFTSTSTQKQGGQWDYIGFENGSVNSELSYCIVEAGGGYASYVGAIDINDAAVSIDNTEIRLSATYAITLDNAGSFASFSNNNIHDVDNYVMQIYGNWAHTIGTGNNYGEDDLGILVHGDDFEHTNETWLFQSTAYVIDGTLSIESASGSTLEIEAGSTIKFTDGSEITVGYSEFGKLVVNGTSVLPVTFTTAAPAGGEQPGDWDGIFFESNTMNGSILNYCNISYGGGYATTYDNGNINLDDVSSGEPTISNCIISYSAGWGIYNSNSSPTLISNTYNGNENGDIGN, from the coding sequence ATGAAAAAAATTACTGCGCTTTTAATGATGCTGTATTTTATGGCATTTATATTTTCCTCTTGCGAATTAGTGGAGGAAGAAGACGATGAACAACCCTCAGAGGAGTATATTAACGAAACAATTGATACTGACGTTACATGGCAGGGTGGGACCTACATTATTGAAGGCACCTTAAGGATAGAAAATGGTGGGCATCTGACTATAGACCCCGGCACAACAATAAAATTTGAAGATGGTGGAAGAATATCAGTCGCAGGAGCTAACTCAGCCCTAACTGCAGTGGGAACAGCCAATGCCCAGATTACATTTACCAGCGTTTCCAACACACCATCAGCCGGAAGCTGGGACTATATCAATTTTGAATCGACGGCAACAGGTACAAGCAGCCTTCAGTACTGCATCATTGAATATGGAGGAGGTTATGCCGCAACATACGGTGGGGCACTTTGGCTTGAGGGGCCATCAATCAGTGTTGACCACTGCACAATAAGCAATTCTGCGGTTTATGGTGTGGTGTGCGACGATGATTCGGAATTTACCAGTTTTACCAACAATACACTTATGGATAATGATAGTTACGATATTTACATTGAAGGTAATGCTGCCCACACTATTGGCTCCGGAAATGTAATTGATGGCAGTGGTATTTTGGTCGATGGCGACACCTATACTCAATCGGAAGCCACCTGGAGCCTGCAAACAGCACCTTTTACCATTGACGGAACCCTGTATGTTCAATCTGATGGCGGGGCAACATTAAATATAGCAGCCGGAAACACCATTCAATTCACAGAGGGATCTCAAATGACAGTAGGTAGTGACGGCTATGGCACATTCAAAGCCATAGGAACAGAAAGCCTTCCGATTCTTTTCACATCAACATCAACTCAGAAACAAGGAGGACAATGGGATTACATAGGTTTTGAAAATGGTTCAGTAAATAGTGAACTCAGCTATTGCATAGTTGAAGCTGGCGGAGGCTATGCTTCATATGTTGGAGCCATAGACATTAACGATGCAGCTGTATCTATCGATAATACTGAAATCAGGTTATCGGCCACTTATGCCATTACACTTGACAATGCCGGTAGTTTTGCATCTTTCAGCAACAATAATATCCATGATGTAGATAATTATGTGATGCAAATTTATGGCAATTGGGCGCATACCATTGGCACTGGTAACAATTACGGAGAAGATGATCTGGGTATTTTAGTACATGGAGATGATTTTGAACACACAAATGAAACCTGGCTATTCCAGTCCACAGCTTATGTAATTGATGGTACACTCAGCATTGAATCAGCGTCTGGCTCCACATTGGAAATAGAGGCAGGAAGTACCATTAAGTTTACCGACGGTTCTGAAATCACTGTAGGTTATTCAGAATTTGGGAAGCTTGTTGTGAATGGCACCTCTGTTTTACCTGTTACATTTACTACTGCAGCACCTGCAGGCGGGGAACAGCCCGGCGACTGGGATGGAATTTTCTTTGAATCGAACACAATGAACGGCTCCATTCTGAACTATTGCAACATTTCTTATGGAGGAGGTTATGCCACAACATATGACAACGGCAACATCAACCTTGATGATGTTTCTTCAGGAGAGCCCACGATCAGTAATTGCATTATTTCTTATTCAGCAGGTTGGGGCATTTATAATAGCAACTCATCACCAACACTTATTAGCAATACTTATAACGGAAACGAGAACGGTGACATAGGAAATTAA